The DNA window CGAAGGGCGACTTGCGGACGCCCTGGAGGAAGTTTCCCGTCAGAAGAACGACCGCGAGGAGGCGCTTGCGGATTGGCAGGAGGCGGAGCGCACCGCCGACAGCGCCGGGCATTCGCTGACTCGCCGAAGGGACGACCTTGCCGCCCGGGAAAAGGAGCTGGAAGGCACCCGGGCCGCCCTCGGGGAAAATGAAAGACGCCGGGCGGGGATCGAACCGGAGATCGAGGCGCTCTCCAGGGAGCTCGATCCGGTCCTGGTGTCACGGGCCGGGGCGGGCGAGCTGTCCACACCCGAGATGGCCGAACGGGACCTGCGCCAGGCCAGGGAGTCCCTGGCGCGGTTCGAGGCGGAGGGTCCCATTCCGGAGGAGAGCGTCCGGGACGAGCGGAAGGTCCTCCTGCGAAACGTCGAGGAGCTCGAAAGCCATGTGCGGGACCGCCAGGAGGAGGCCGATTCCGCGGCCCTGGAGCTTTCGCGGTGCCGCGCCGATTATCTCGAAGTGGTCCGGAGCACCCTTCACGACTACGCCCGGCGGGCCCGGGCGCTCGCGGAGATGGCTGCGGCCCGGCTCGAGGTGGAGCTGCCCCGGCTCGAGAACGACGAGCGATCGATCGACGAGGCGGGCATCGTCGTGCGCATCGGATTCGACGGCAAGCCTCCGGTGGAGATCAGCGACACGTCGCACAGCGGCGGCCAGCAGGTGGTCACCGGGCTCATCCTCCTCATGGCGATGGCCGAGACGGAGGGAGAGAGCTGCTTCATCATCGACGAGCCGTTCGCCCATCTCTCCCTCGACCGCGTGGACGACGTGGGGAAGTTCCTCCGGCGCAGCGGCTCCCAGTTCCTGATCACCGTGCCGACGACGCTGGATCGCGGCCAGCTCGACCCGGCCTCGCTGCTGATCGTCCTGAAGAAGAAGGCGTCGGGAGAGCCCTTCGCCCCCCGGCCGCTCGTCGCCAGGGAATGACCGGATCCGGCCATCGGTGCGTCCGCTTCCGTCACGAGAGAAGGGAAGGCCCGTGGCGCGATGCCGGGTTGCTCCGCGAGCGGGACGTGGAACGCATCGCGGTCTGCACCGAGTGCGGCCGAGGGCGCAGCGGTCGCTACCGGAAGGTCGTCGCCGTCGAGCGGGAAAGCAGGGGGCTGGCGGCGGCGCCGGAAACCTTCCTCCGGGAGCTGGCCGGGCGGTTGGAAATTCTTTTCCGGGGCCGGAAAACGCTCCGAGCGGGACCGCTCCTTCGGCGCCTCGGCGGGATCCGCAGCGAGTCCGACCTCGAGACGCTGGCCGCCTCCGCGCCGATCCGCCTCGTCTATCATCCGAGGGGGGGCGCTCTGCTCCTCCACGAGATTCACGCCCTCGACCCGGAGAAGCTCGGGGAGATCTCGCGCCCGGGGGCGGCGGCGCGGCGAAGGGCCGCGCTGGCGGAGACCCGATCCGCGACCGAAGGATTGACCCATCCCGCAGCCCAGGCCATCGGCGAGATGATGGCCGGGGAGGACGCGGCGGGGTGGGACGAGCGGGTGCTGCGATCGCTGGCCGCCCTGGCCCGGCTGATCGAAGCGGGCGAGACCCGATCCTCGCGCATCTTTTCCACGGAAGCGCTGGGGCACTCCAAGGCCCTCTCGCAGGTTCGCCCCCGCCTGGAGCGCCTCGTCGGCCCTCTCGATCGGCTCGGGATCCGGGATACGGGAGTCCATCTTCTCGTCGGAGGGAAAGGGCGGCTTCGCTTTCCCGGCGGGGACCTGGAGGTGGAACGGTTTCGGTCCCTGGGACTGGCGGAAGAGGATGTGTTGAGGCTGAAGGGGGTTCGCCTGCCGGCGGGAGGGCTTCTCGTCGTGGAGAACCTCACCCCTTTCCACGCGTGTCTGGGGCCGGAGCGGAACGATCGCGATCTACTGGTCATCTGGTCCGCCGGCTATCCCGGGCGCGGCGTGACCCGTTTCGTGGAACTTGCGGCCGGTGGGGGAGGGCGCATACGGGTCTGGTGCGATGTCGACCTGGGCGGGGTGCGGATCGCGAGGTTGATCCACCGCGCCGCGGGGGGAAGGGCTGTCCCGGTCCTCATGGACGGCTCAGTCGTCCGAAGCGCGCGGATCACCTGCCCGCTCGCCCGGGGACAACGGGAGAGCATCGTACGCGACCTGGCGTTGCATCCCGACGCGCTCCTGGCGGAGACCCTGACGGCCCTCCTCGAAAGGGGCGCCTGGGTCGAACAGGAATCCCTGATCGACCGGCTGGCCGCCCTGTCGGGGTCACAAGGGGCGATCGGAACGGAAGTCCACAGGGGGTGAGGATGAGCATCGAAACGAAAAGGAACGTGCGCAGCGGAAGAACGACGAGGTCGAAAAACGTCGGAGTTTCGCCGGCCGGGATGAACCTGTCCAGAACGCACAAGCCGGACGGCCTCGGCCTCGACGATTGGCAACGGCTTCTTCGAGTCCGATTCGGCGAACGGCAACGCTACAAACTGGAGAACCGGGGCGACCACCCCATCTTTTCGGAATTCCTGCTGACCAACCCCGAATCGGGGAAGACCTACAAAATCGCGATCCGGGGAAACGCTGCGTTCGACAATTATTGCTCCTGTCCGGATTACGACGTCAACGGTCTCGGAACCTGCAAGCATATCGCGTTCGCCTTGTCCAGGTTGATGAAGAGGAAAGGGGCGAAAAAAG is part of the Candidatus Deferrimicrobiaceae bacterium genome and encodes:
- a CDS encoding Wadjet anti-phage system protein JetD domain-containing protein, giving the protein MTGSGHRCVRFRHERREGPWRDAGLLRERDVERIAVCTECGRGRSGRYRKVVAVERESRGLAAAPETFLRELAGRLEILFRGRKTLRAGPLLRRLGGIRSESDLETLAASAPIRLVYHPRGGALLLHEIHALDPEKLGEISRPGAAARRRAALAETRSATEGLTHPAAQAIGEMMAGEDAAGWDERVLRSLAALARLIEAGETRSSRIFSTEALGHSKALSQVRPRLERLVGPLDRLGIRDTGVHLLVGGKGRLRFPGGDLEVERFRSLGLAEEDVLRLKGVRLPAGGLLVVENLTPFHACLGPERNDRDLLVIWSAGYPGRGVTRFVELAAGGGGRIRVWCDVDLGGVRIARLIHRAAGGRAVPVLMDGSVVRSARITCPLARGQRESIVRDLALHPDALLAETLTALLERGAWVEQESLIDRLAALSGSQGAIGTEVHRG